One Sagittula stellata E-37 genomic window carries:
- a CDS encoding F0F1 ATP synthase subunit gamma yields MPNLKDLKNRIASVKSTRKITKAMQMVAAAKLRRAQEAAEAARPYAERFNAVMASLAASVGDSDSAPRLLAGTGKDDVHLLVVMTAERGLCGGFNTNIVKLAKARITELRGKGKTVKILTVGKKGREQLKRDYADLFVGHVDLSDVKRLGYGNAQDIARDVLGRFDNGEFDVATIFYAKFNSVISQDPTALQIVPASYETEEEEQNDATTLYDYEPDEESILADLLPRGVATQIFAALLENGASEQGARMSAMDNATRNAGEMIDKLTIEYNRSRQAVITNELIEIISGAEAL; encoded by the coding sequence ATGCCCAATCTCAAGGACCTCAAAAACAGGATCGCGTCGGTCAAGTCGACCCGCAAGATCACCAAGGCCATGCAGATGGTCGCGGCAGCAAAACTGCGCCGCGCCCAGGAAGCGGCCGAGGCGGCCCGCCCCTACGCGGAACGCTTCAACGCGGTGATGGCGTCGCTGGCCGCTTCGGTCGGAGACAGTGACAGCGCTCCCCGCCTTCTGGCGGGGACCGGCAAGGACGACGTACATCTGCTGGTGGTCATGACCGCCGAACGCGGGCTGTGCGGCGGTTTCAACACCAACATCGTCAAGCTGGCGAAAGCACGGATTACCGAGCTGCGTGGCAAGGGGAAAACGGTCAAGATCCTGACCGTCGGCAAGAAAGGCCGGGAACAGCTGAAGCGTGACTACGCCGATCTGTTCGTCGGACATGTCGACCTCTCCGACGTCAAGCGTCTCGGCTATGGCAACGCGCAGGACATCGCGCGCGACGTGCTTGGCCGTTTCGACAATGGTGAGTTCGACGTGGCGACGATCTTCTACGCCAAGTTCAACTCCGTGATCTCTCAGGACCCGACGGCGCTGCAGATCGTCCCGGCCTCCTACGAGACCGAGGAAGAGGAGCAGAACGACGCGACGACGCTCTACGATTACGAGCCGGACGAAGAGTCGATCCTCGCAGACCTGCTGCCGCGCGGCGTGGCAACGCAGATCTTCGCGGCCCTGCTGGAAAACGGTGCCTCCGAACAGGGTGCCCGTATGTCGGCCATGGACAACGCGACCCGCAACGCGGGCGAGATGATCGACAAGCTGACGATCGAGTACAACCGTTCGCGTCAGGCCGTCATCACGAACGAACTGATCGAAATTATTTCGGGCGCCGAGGCGCTCTAA
- the atpA gene encoding F0F1 ATP synthase subunit alpha — MGIQAAEISAILKDQIKNFGQDAEVAEVGRVLSVGDGIARVHGLDNIQAGEMVEFPGGIMGMALNLETDNVGIVIFGSDRAIKEGDTVKRTNSIVDVPAGEGLLGRVLDGLGNPLDGKGAVQFEERRIADVKAPGIIPRKSVHEPMATGLKAVDAMIPIGRGQRELIIGDRQTGKTAVALDSILNQKSYNDAAKDDSEKLYCVYVAIGQKRSTVAQLVKKLEETGAIDYTIVVAATASDPAPMQFLAPYAATAMAEYFRDNGKHALIIYDDLSKQAVSYRQMSLLLRRPPGREAYPGDVFYLHSRLLERSAKLNEDNGAGSLTALPIIETQGGDVSAFIPTNVISITDGQIFLETELFYQGIRPAVNTGLSVSRVGSSAQTNSMKSVAGPIKLSLAQYREMAAFAQFGSDLDAATQRLLNRGARLTELMKQPQYSPLTNAEIVVVICAGTLGYLDKVAVSDVNRFEKGLLQHVRGKHSDLLDWITNEDPKIKGDAEAKIKAVLDEYAADFS, encoded by the coding sequence ATGGGTATCCAAGCAGCAGAGATTTCTGCGATCCTGAAGGACCAGATCAAGAATTTCGGTCAGGATGCCGAAGTTGCCGAAGTGGGTCGCGTGCTGAGCGTTGGGGACGGTATCGCCCGTGTCCACGGCCTCGACAACATCCAGGCCGGCGAGATGGTCGAGTTCCCGGGTGGCATCATGGGCATGGCCCTGAACCTCGAAACCGACAACGTCGGTATCGTGATCTTCGGCTCCGACCGGGCCATCAAGGAAGGCGACACCGTCAAGCGGACGAACTCCATCGTGGACGTTCCCGCCGGTGAAGGCCTGCTGGGCCGCGTTCTCGACGGCCTCGGCAACCCGCTCGACGGCAAGGGCGCCGTCCAGTTCGAAGAGCGTCGCATCGCCGACGTGAAGGCACCGGGCATCATCCCGCGTAAATCCGTGCACGAGCCCATGGCGACCGGCCTGAAAGCCGTCGACGCCATGATCCCGATCGGCCGTGGCCAGCGCGAGCTGATCATCGGCGACCGTCAGACCGGCAAGACCGCCGTGGCCCTCGACTCCATCCTGAACCAGAAGTCGTACAACGACGCGGCCAAGGACGATTCCGAGAAGCTGTACTGCGTCTATGTCGCCATCGGCCAGAAGCGCTCCACCGTGGCGCAGCTGGTGAAGAAGCTCGAAGAAACCGGCGCGATCGACTACACGATCGTCGTGGCCGCAACCGCGTCCGACCCGGCGCCGATGCAGTTCCTCGCACCCTACGCCGCTACCGCGATGGCCGAGTACTTCCGTGACAACGGCAAGCACGCCCTCATCATCTACGATGACCTGTCCAAGCAGGCCGTGTCCTACCGCCAGATGTCCCTGCTGCTGCGCCGCCCGCCGGGCCGCGAAGCTTACCCGGGCGACGTTTTCTACCTCCACTCGCGCCTGCTGGAGCGTTCGGCCAAGCTGAACGAGGACAACGGTGCCGGTTCGCTGACGGCTCTGCCGATCATCGAAACCCAGGGCGGCGACGTGTCGGCCTTCATTCCGACCAACGTGATTTCGATCACCGACGGCCAGATCTTCCTCGAAACCGAACTGTTCTACCAGGGCATCCGTCCGGCCGTGAACACCGGTCTGTCGGTGTCGCGCGTGGGCTCTTCGGCGCAGACCAACTCGATGAAGTCGGTCGCGGGCCCGATCAAGCTGTCGCTCGCACAGTACCGTGAAATGGCTGCCTTCGCGCAGTTCGGTTCCGACCTCGACGCCGCGACCCAGCGTCTGCTGAACCGTGGTGCGCGTCTGACGGAGCTGATGAAGCAACCGCAATACTCGCCGCTGACCAACGCCGAAATCGTCGTCGTCATCTGCGCCGGTACGCTGGGTTACCTCGACAAGGTTGCCGTGTCCGACGTGAACCGCTTCGAGAAGGGTCTGCTGCAGCACGTTCGGGGCAAGCACTCCGATCTGCTGGACTGGATCACCAACGAAGATCCGAAGATCAAGGGTGACGCAGAAGCCAAAATCAAGGCGGTTCTCGACGAATACGCAGCGGACTTCTCGTAA
- a CDS encoding class I SAM-dependent methyltransferase, whose translation MHLDVQALRDFYYRSALGRAAQKIMRAEVLRGWSPEDVHGQTVAGYGFAVPMLRPYLKEARRVVALMPAPQGVMPWPAGLPNVSVLSEEVSWPLETGHVDRLILMHGLETSERPSDLLDEAYRVLGPGGRALFILPNRSGLWARADWTPFGYGRPYSIGQLETQLKLHDFVPERHVSVLYQPPSARRFWMKTGPFWERLGRLIPFTAGGVMIVEASKRHPPTRAGLGQKKRVPNPLEVLSPKPGKVAGQV comes from the coding sequence ATGCACCTGGACGTGCAGGCGTTGCGCGATTTCTACTACCGAAGTGCGCTTGGGCGCGCGGCGCAGAAGATCATGCGCGCCGAAGTGCTGCGTGGCTGGTCCCCGGAGGACGTGCACGGTCAGACGGTCGCGGGCTACGGTTTCGCCGTGCCGATGCTGCGGCCCTACCTGAAGGAGGCGCGCAGGGTCGTGGCGCTGATGCCTGCGCCGCAGGGGGTCATGCCGTGGCCTGCCGGTCTGCCCAACGTTTCGGTGCTGTCGGAAGAGGTGTCCTGGCCGCTGGAGACCGGGCATGTGGACCGCCTGATCCTGATGCACGGGCTGGAAACCTCCGAACGCCCCTCGGATCTGCTGGACGAAGCGTACCGCGTGCTTGGACCGGGCGGGCGCGCCCTGTTCATCCTGCCCAACCGTTCGGGGCTTTGGGCGCGGGCGGACTGGACGCCGTTCGGTTACGGGCGGCCTTACTCCATCGGTCAGCTCGAAACGCAGCTCAAGCTGCACGATTTCGTGCCGGAGCGGCATGTATCCGTGCTGTACCAGCCACCCTCCGCGCGCCGGTTCTGGATGAAGACCGGCCCCTTCTGGGAGCGGCTGGGACGGTTGATCCCGTTCACGGCGGGGGGCGTGATGATCGTCGAGGCCTCCAAGCGGCATCCGCCGACGCGGGCGGGGCTGGGCCAGAAGAAGCGCGTGCCGAACCCGCTGGAGGTGCTGTCCCCGAAACCGGGCAAGGTCGCCGGGCAGGTCTGA
- a CDS encoding F0F1 ATP synthase subunit delta produces MDVSDSSISSGIAERYATAVFEIVKENNNLPALEKNLNDLTAALDDSADLRELLVNPVYTREEQGNAISAVADAMDMIPAVKNVLGLMAQKRRLFVVPAMVKRLREMIAEHNGEVTAEVTSAMALTDEQSASLAATLKEKVGKDVKISTTVDESLIGGLIVKVGSKMIDTSIRSKLNSLQNAMKEVG; encoded by the coding sequence GTGGACGTGTCTGACAGCTCGATTTCCTCCGGCATCGCCGAGCGCTATGCCACCGCCGTCTTCGAGATCGTGAAGGAGAACAACAATCTCCCGGCTCTCGAAAAGAATCTCAACGACCTGACCGCCGCACTGGACGACAGCGCCGACCTGCGCGAACTGCTGGTCAACCCGGTGTATACCCGCGAAGAGCAGGGCAATGCGATTTCGGCCGTGGCGGACGCCATGGACATGATCCCGGCGGTGAAGAACGTGCTGGGCCTGATGGCTCAGAAGCGCCGCCTGTTCGTCGTGCCCGCGATGGTCAAACGCCTGCGCGAGATGATCGCCGAGCACAACGGCGAAGTCACCGCAGAGGTGACCTCTGCCATGGCGCTGACCGACGAACAGTCCGCGAGCCTCGCCGCCACGCTGAAAGAAAAGGTCGGCAAGGACGTCAAGATCAGTACCACCGTGGATGAAAGCCTCATCGGCGGTCTTATCGTCAAGGTGGGCTCGAAGATGATCGACACCTCGATCCGCTCGAAGCTCAACTCCCTCCAGAATGCAATGAAAGAGGTCGGATAA